A section of the Leptotrichia sp. HSP-342 genome encodes:
- a CDS encoding DMT family transporter: protein MDKSRKFMAVILALFAAIFYAINTPFSKVLLNKVPPTLMASFLYLGAGTGVGIMYLFRRKAEEKYKKLNKEDLPYTIGMIVLDIAAPIFLMIGINIGSASNASLLGNFEIVATTIIALLIFKEKVTPKLWIAIGFITVSSIVLSVEGAESFRFSLGSLFVILATCCWGLENNCTRKISDKSTYEIVLLKGFFSGSGSFTVALILGERIPEMKYIIAALLLGFVAYGLSIFMYIRAQRDLGAAKTSAYYAVAPFVGTFLAFIVNGEKLTLVYFIGLVFMIIGSVIVVYDTMVKRHSHSHSHIIVHKHDGKTHTHIITHKHEHSHFISEKKHNHKHKDYINSKEHKLIHEKGL from the coding sequence ATGGATAAAAGCAGAAAATTTATGGCGGTAATTTTAGCATTATTTGCAGCTATTTTTTATGCAATAAATACACCGTTTTCTAAAGTGCTTTTAAATAAAGTTCCTCCCACATTGATGGCATCTTTTTTATATTTGGGAGCTGGAACGGGCGTAGGTATTATGTACTTGTTTCGTAGAAAAGCCGAAGAAAAGTATAAAAAGTTGAATAAGGAAGATCTTCCTTATACTATTGGAATGATTGTCCTTGATATTGCGGCACCTATATTTCTGATGATTGGTATAAATATTGGTTCAGCTTCAAATGCTTCACTGCTTGGCAACTTTGAAATTGTAGCAACAACAATTATTGCTCTTTTGATATTTAAGGAGAAGGTAACACCAAAGTTATGGATTGCTATCGGTTTTATTACAGTATCAAGCATAGTTCTTTCAGTTGAAGGGGCTGAAAGTTTCCGGTTTTCATTAGGCTCATTGTTTGTTATACTGGCAACTTGCTGTTGGGGACTTGAAAATAACTGCACTAGAAAAATCTCGGATAAAAGCACTTATGAGATTGTTTTGCTAAAAGGCTTTTTCTCTGGCAGCGGCTCATTTACAGTCGCCCTTATTTTGGGAGAAAGAATTCCTGAAATGAAATATATAATAGCTGCTTTGCTACTTGGATTTGTGGCATATGGACTCAGTATTTTTATGTATATCAGAGCACAAAGAGATTTAGGTGCTGCAAAAACTAGTGCATATTATGCTGTAGCTCCATTTGTAGGAACTTTTTTAGCATTTATAGTAAATGGAGAAAAACTTACTTTGGTATATTTCATTGGTCTTGTTTTTATGATAATCGGCAGCGTAATTGTTGTATATGATACAATGGTTAAACGTCACAGTCATAGTCATTCTCACATAATTGTTCATAAGCATGATGGAAAAACACATACTCATATTATCACGCATAAACATGAGCATAGTCATTTTATATCAGAGAAAAAGCATAATCATAAACATAAAGATTATATAAATAGCAAAGAACATAAATTGATACATGAAAAGGGATTGTAA
- a CDS encoding ABC transporter ATP-binding protein, translated as MEEILHYENVTFKRNGREILKGIDWRINKGENWVLLGLNGSGKSTLLGMIPAYIFPTSGEVRVFRHKFGNYSWKKIKNRVGFVSSTLNNFSSTLNGEKLEDIVISGKFSSIGIYDEVTDEDREKADKIIEDFRISYIKNNRFGTLSQGEQRRTLLARAFMNEPDLLILDEPCSGLDVTSREYFLKVLEENSKNDNAIPFIYVTHQIEEIMPSVTHVALLHDGKILAKGLKKDILTDKLLSQMFGLDVKIVWENERPWLIVR; from the coding sequence ATGGAAGAAATATTACACTATGAAAATGTAACTTTTAAACGTAATGGCAGAGAAATATTGAAAGGAATTGACTGGCGTATAAATAAAGGTGAGAATTGGGTACTTTTGGGGCTTAATGGTTCTGGAAAGTCAACTCTTCTTGGAATGATACCAGCCTATATTTTTCCAACTTCTGGAGAAGTGAGAGTTTTTAGGCATAAATTCGGTAATTATTCTTGGAAAAAAATAAAGAATCGAGTTGGATTTGTAAGTTCTACATTAAATAATTTTTCAAGCACATTAAATGGCGAAAAACTGGAAGATATTGTAATTTCTGGAAAGTTTAGTTCTATTGGGATTTATGATGAAGTTACAGATGAGGACAGGGAAAAGGCGGATAAGATTATTGAGGATTTTAGGATTTCGTATATAAAAAATAATCGTTTTGGAACTTTGTCACAAGGAGAGCAACGACGGACATTGCTTGCAAGAGCGTTTATGAATGAGCCTGATTTGCTTATACTGGATGAGCCTTGTTCAGGGCTTGATGTAACTTCGAGAGAGTATTTTTTGAAAGTGCTTGAGGAAAATTCCAAAAATGATAATGCAATACCGTTTATTTACGTAACTCATCAGATTGAAGAAATTATGCCGTCAGTAACTCATGTAGCACTTCTTCACGATGGAAAGATTTTGGCAAAAGGGCTTAAAAAGGATATTTTGACTGATAAATTGCTTTCTCAGATGTTTGGTTTGGATGTAAAGATTGTATGGGAAAATGAAAGACCTTGGCTGATTGTGAGATGA
- the leuB gene encoding 3-isopropylmalate dehydrogenase: MNYKIAVLNGDGIGPEIVAEAIKVLDKVGEKFGHQFEYVRGYLGGESVDKYGVPLSSETVEVCKNSDAILLGAIGGPKWDNIEPEKRPERGLLAIRKELGVYTNLRPAILFKSLKSASPLKEEIIGDGLDVMIVRELTGGLYFGHREYSDEKAFDTLPYTRFEIERIAKKAFEIAKLRNKKLTSVDKHNVLDTSKLWRKVVEEISKDYPEVEVSHMYVDNAAMQLIANPRQFDVILTENMFGDILSDEASMLTGSLGMLPSASLGDGKVGLYEPSHGSAPDIAGKNIANPIATILSAVMMLRYSFNLQKEADAIEKAVEKVLEAGFRTADIYTDGMQKVGTDEMGTEIANRI, from the coding sequence ATGAACTATAAAATTGCAGTATTAAATGGAGATGGAATTGGGCCGGAAATAGTGGCTGAGGCGATAAAGGTTTTGGACAAGGTTGGAGAGAAGTTTGGACATCAATTTGAGTATGTTCGGGGGTATCTTGGAGGGGAGTCTGTGGATAAGTATGGAGTTCCTTTGTCAAGTGAAACTGTGGAAGTTTGTAAAAATAGTGATGCTATTTTGCTTGGGGCTATTGGTGGGCCTAAATGGGATAATATTGAGCCTGAGAAACGTCCTGAGAGAGGGCTTCTTGCAATTAGGAAGGAACTTGGAGTTTATACGAATTTACGTCCTGCTATTTTGTTTAAATCGTTAAAAAGTGCGAGTCCTTTGAAGGAAGAAATAATTGGAGATGGACTTGATGTGATGATAGTAAGGGAACTTACTGGAGGGCTTTATTTTGGGCATAGGGAATATTCTGATGAAAAGGCGTTTGATACACTTCCTTACACAAGATTTGAAATTGAAAGAATTGCGAAAAAAGCATTTGAAATTGCAAAACTTAGAAATAAAAAACTTACGAGTGTAGATAAACACAATGTTTTGGATACTTCAAAATTGTGGAGAAAAGTAGTGGAGGAAATTTCAAAAGATTATCCAGAAGTAGAAGTTTCGCACATGTATGTGGATAATGCCGCAATGCAGCTGATTGCCAATCCTAGACAATTTGACGTAATTTTGACTGAAAATATGTTTGGAGATATTTTGTCAGATGAGGCTTCAATGCTTACAGGATCACTTGGAATGCTGCCATCAGCGAGTCTTGGAGATGGAAAAGTTGGACTTTATGAGCCAAGTCATGGTTCAGCACCTGATATAGCTGGAAAAAATATTGCAAACCCGATAGCAACAATACTTTCGGCAGTAATGATGTTAAGATATTCATTTAATCTTCAAAAAGAGGCTGATGCAATAGAAAAAGCTGTAGAAAAAGTGCTAGAAGCAGGATTTAGAACGGCTGATATTTATACAGATGGTATGCAGAAAGTTGGAACTGATGAAATGGGAACTGAGATTGCTAATAGAATTTAG
- a CDS encoding OmpA family protein, whose protein sequence is MKKFILFCIFTIVNISFSTTLVVPCNREEKKCVIRGFKVDGRIITEYQIFDLKEIVNILNKFGKSGTVDFVGHTDSTGTKKYNQKLSFIRARNVARILRELGLKDTISIGEISGKGEDDPVDKNETDIGKYHNRRVEILFNNLKWKNFE, encoded by the coding sequence ATGAAAAAGTTTATTTTATTTTGTATATTTACAATTGTGAATATCTCTTTTTCAACAACATTAGTAGTACCTTGCAATAGAGAGGAGAAAAAGTGTGTTATAAGAGGTTTTAAAGTTGATGGGAGAATAATAACTGAGTATCAGATATTTGATCTTAAAGAAATTGTAAATATTTTAAATAAATTTGGAAAAAGTGGAACTGTAGATTTCGTAGGACATACTGATTCAACTGGGACAAAGAAATATAATCAAAAATTATCGTTTATAAGAGCTAGAAATGTTGCTAGAATACTTAGAGAGCTTGGTTTAAAAGATACTATTTCAATTGGAGAAATAAGTGGTAAAGGAGAAGATGATCCAGTTGATAAAAATGAAACAGATATAGGAAAATATCATAATAGAAGAGTGGAGATTTTATTTAATAATTTAAAATGGAAAAATTTTGAATAA
- a CDS encoding OmpA family protein produces the protein MKKIILFYQLLLLINLFSQDGNIKEFNDSKGNISGYSMTDFDFKGYYKKIKEFEEKIENGDVKAMNNLANFYAKNDQTEQAEKYYKMAIQNGSKKAEKNLKILEKFPFMSDPMVMDDLAWDIPMEDTKGELKISIRGFKENGKDLNEFERNRMKGIVRKIWNKLYESADLEFIGYNDNTENKKLSLERAKRLAQLFRENGLKDEMRIVKVLGKGSENAMDSNDTIVERYNNRRVEIIVKNVVEKNFNLSLLKELKNQLEDE, from the coding sequence ATGAAAAAAATTATTTTATTTTATCAGTTATTACTTTTGATAAATTTATTTTCTCAAGATGGAAATATCAAAGAATTTAATGATTCAAAAGGAAACATCTCTGGATATTCAATGACAGATTTTGATTTTAAAGGGTATTATAAAAAAATCAAAGAATTTGAAGAAAAAATTGAAAATGGTGATGTAAAAGCAATGAATAATTTAGCAAATTTTTATGCTAAAAATGATCAAACTGAACAAGCTGAAAAGTATTATAAAATGGCAATCCAAAATGGTTCTAAAAAAGCTGAAAAAAATTTGAAGATTTTGGAAAAATTTCCATTTATGAGTGATCCGATGGTTATGGACGATTTGGCTTGGGATATTCCAATGGAAGATACCAAAGGTGAGCTGAAAATTTCAATTAGAGGATTTAAAGAAAATGGTAAAGATTTAAATGAGTTTGAACGAAATAGAATGAAAGGCATTGTTAGAAAAATTTGGAATAAACTTTATGAAAGTGCAGATTTGGAATTTATCGGATATAATGATAATACAGAAAATAAAAAATTATCATTGGAAAGAGCTAAAAGACTTGCACAATTATTTCGTGAAAATGGTTTAAAAGATGAAATGCGAATTGTAAAAGTTTTGGGAAAAGGCTCTGAAAATGCGATGGATAGTAACGATACAATAGTAGAAAGATATAATAATAGAAGAGTTGAAATTATTGTAAAAAATGTAGTTGAAAAAAATTTTAATTTAAGTTTACTTAAGGAACTAAAAAATCAATTGGAAGATGAATAA
- a CDS encoding type II toxin-antitoxin system YafQ family toxin, producing MKLIIKTTKRFDKDLKKLKKRKYDLTLLAQIINKLSDSEILPEKYRDHYLTGVYKGFRECHIQPDWLLIYKIEKNILVLTLSRTGTHSDLF from the coding sequence ATGAAATTGATAATAAAGACAACCAAAAGGTTTGATAAGGACTTAAAAAAATTGAAGAAAAGAAAATATGATTTAACATTACTGGCACAGATTATTAATAAATTATCTGACAGTGAAATTTTGCCTGAAAAATATAGAGATCATTATCTTACTGGCGTTTATAAAGGATTTAGAGAATGTCATATTCAGCCTGACTGGCTTTTGATTTATAAAATTGAAAAAAATATTTTGGTTTTAACGTTGTCAAGAACAGGGACACATTCGGATTTGTTTTAA
- a CDS encoding type II toxin-antitoxin system RelB/DinJ family antitoxin, whose protein sequence is MATVTARVDENVKKEAETLFKKMGLNMSTAMNLFLKKCILEQGIPFELKVPNGETLKAMQETEDILSGKIERKGYKSAEELFEDLGV, encoded by the coding sequence ATGGCTACAGTAACAGCTAGAGTTGATGAAAATGTGAAAAAAGAAGCGGAAACATTATTTAAAAAAATGGGGCTTAATATGAGTACTGCTATGAATTTATTTTTGAAGAAATGTATTTTGGAGCAGGGGATTCCGTTTGAGTTGAAAGTTCCAAATGGAGAAACTTTAAAGGCAATGCAGGAAACTGAAGATATTTTAAGTGGTAAAATTGAGAGAAAAGGGTATAAAAGTGCCGAAGAATTATTTGAGGATTTAGGGGTTTAG
- a CDS encoding DUF3829 domain-containing protein: MKRKILFLIMLLTFVMSCGSKKNSDSNGNDLKDVGKFNYYASVYNDMSEINAGISEYFREAGEAEKIKKSETVKNITVNEGTIEKLQKGISINYKMENLDKVAKELLPVLKELKIVTDDMNNYYSGKDYTSDNFAKAQELHTKFLAIIKKYEKLDNEFGAALVVREKENFESSLNKYKKDNSLIKYNMLVLINESKNFIGEMKNQNLNTANYTQGDLTKLKPIQQKIVETSNNLQKLIKDEKQLKKEKFRAEEFTTFQRSLASYRASIASFISRIERKHPANPGEIKQPWMTESTEGMPNNVLREYGNLVDDYNSIMGKSN; encoded by the coding sequence ATGAAAAGAAAAATACTGTTTTTAATTATGTTATTAACATTTGTAATGTCTTGTGGGAGTAAAAAAAATAGCGATAGTAATGGTAATGACTTAAAAGATGTTGGAAAGTTTAATTATTATGCGAGTGTCTATAATGATATGTCAGAGATTAATGCAGGAATTTCTGAATATTTTAGGGAAGCAGGAGAAGCGGAGAAGATTAAAAAGTCTGAAACTGTGAAAAATATAACTGTCAATGAAGGTACGATTGAGAAACTTCAAAAAGGGATTTCTATAAATTATAAAATGGAAAATCTGGATAAGGTGGCGAAGGAATTGCTGCCAGTATTGAAAGAATTAAAAATTGTTACAGATGATATGAATAATTATTATTCTGGAAAAGATTATACAAGTGATAATTTTGCAAAGGCACAGGAGTTACATACCAAATTTCTTGCGATTATAAAAAAATATGAAAAACTTGATAATGAATTTGGAGCTGCGCTTGTGGTACGGGAAAAGGAAAATTTTGAAAGCAGCTTGAACAAATATAAGAAAGACAATAGTTTGATAAAGTATAATATGCTTGTACTAATAAATGAGTCTAAAAATTTTATTGGAGAAATGAAAAATCAAAATTTGAATACAGCAAACTATACTCAAGGCGACTTAACAAAGTTAAAGCCAATACAGCAAAAAATAGTAGAAACTTCAAATAATCTTCAGAAGCTGATAAAGGATGAAAAACAGTTAAAAAAAGAGAAATTTAGAGCTGAAGAGTTTACAACGTTCCAACGTAGTCTTGCGAGTTACAGGGCTTCTATAGCTTCATTTATTTCAAGAATAGAAAGAAAGCACCCAGCCAATCCTGGAGAAATTAAACAGCCTTGGATGACAGAAAGTACAGAAGGTATGCCTAACAACGTTTTGAGAGAATATGGGAATCTAGTTGATGATTATAATAGCATTATGGGAAAATCAAATTAA
- a CDS encoding alpha/beta hydrolase family protein translates to MKKILLLLLILATFVVSCGNGGKNSNANTEVQKSEKNSKQIDDSFGVEIYGETLEEAHKNFKTTLIEGQSEFVPDGKLAVPPKDSGVELVKYPTKIGEMEGYITPKNDGKKYPVIMYLNGGFGGTMEIWGKEAPKDNYQRADAFKRDEFVLFVPSARAENNNPGKFEMFYGEIEDLEEARKYVASLPYVDPNRIYLVGHSTGGTKAVLLSEYSKGFRAVFAMGAATELMSLEKYDYAGMNPPFDRTNPREIAVRSSLRYMRSITAPTFHFEGKDDSQPVYRVMQKVADKYQIPFKSYEIIGGNHFNIIYPLTTMIAQKILADTGAKTNIQFSNGDLDVISKGIVK, encoded by the coding sequence ATGAAAAAAATATTACTTTTATTGTTAATTTTAGCAACTTTTGTAGTATCTTGCGGGAACGGAGGCAAAAATTCAAATGCAAATACAGAAGTTCAAAAGAGTGAGAAAAATAGTAAACAAATTGATGACAGTTTTGGAGTTGAAATATATGGTGAAACTTTGGAAGAAGCACATAAAAATTTTAAGACAACTTTGATTGAAGGCCAGTCGGAATTTGTACCAGACGGAAAATTGGCTGTACCGCCTAAAGATAGTGGAGTGGAATTAGTAAAATATCCAACTAAAATTGGAGAAATGGAAGGATATATCACCCCAAAAAATGATGGTAAAAAGTATCCGGTAATAATGTATTTAAATGGTGGATTTGGTGGAACAATGGAAATCTGGGGAAAAGAGGCTCCAAAAGATAATTATCAAAGAGCAGATGCATTTAAAAGAGATGAATTTGTTCTATTTGTCCCAAGTGCACGTGCTGAAAATAACAATCCTGGTAAATTTGAGATGTTTTATGGAGAAATTGAAGATTTAGAAGAAGCTAGAAAGTATGTCGCTTCACTGCCTTATGTTGATCCAAATAGAATTTATCTTGTTGGGCATAGTACAGGTGGGACAAAAGCAGTATTATTAAGTGAATATTCGAAAGGATTTAGAGCAGTTTTTGCAATGGGAGCGGCAACAGAACTTATGTCATTAGAAAAATATGACTACGCTGGAATGAATCCTCCATTTGATAGAACAAACCCTAGAGAAATAGCGGTTCGTTCATCATTAAGATATATGCGTTCAATCACAGCTCCAACATTTCATTTTGAGGGAAAAGATGACAGTCAGCCAGTTTACAGAGTTATGCAAAAAGTTGCAGATAAATATCAGATTCCATTTAAATCATATGAAATAATTGGTGGAAACCATTTTAACATTATTTATCCGTTGACAACAATGATTGCACAGAAAATCTTGGCTGATACAGGAGCAAAAACGAATATTCAGTTTAGCAATGGGGATTTGGATGTGATTTCAAAAGGGATTGTTAAATAG
- a CDS encoding DUF2262 domain-containing protein, protein MEIQDFRESSHSSYFKEWYGKVIWKGEEIRVSLTISKKYDNVELEKEKMFKILEELYFNQDEWNKKVKDTMVKYFYDVLNDDFFDDGVFPEYPTCYDMLFEILKDDFTKEEAERIWKTKVFPLDKYRNYIFVDNIQITSEGNFYFEVADDYTVVGDNWIWLKGNIDKGFFAASFDDLFEFVTDLELNDEFSSILREKFKIGYADASSFFVSRREGLTKLYYKKNHKLAAIGNYKAGKKEGIWEFYDEDGKLTKKVNYVNDIAEEEVVY, encoded by the coding sequence ATGGAAATTCAGGATTTTCGAGAAAGTTCACATAGCAGTTATTTTAAAGAATGGTATGGGAAAGTTATTTGGAAAGGTGAAGAAATACGAGTAAGTCTAACAATTTCCAAAAAATATGATAATGTTGAACTTGAAAAAGAAAAAATGTTTAAAATTTTGGAAGAATTGTATTTTAATCAGGATGAATGGAATAAAAAAGTGAAAGATACGATGGTTAAGTATTTTTATGATGTGCTGAATGATGATTTTTTTGATGATGGAGTATTTCCAGAGTATCCAACTTGCTATGATATGTTATTTGAAATTTTAAAAGACGATTTTACAAAAGAAGAAGCAGAAAGAATATGGAAAACAAAAGTATTTCCATTGGATAAGTATAGAAATTATATTTTTGTTGATAATATTCAGATAACAAGTGAAGGAAATTTTTATTTTGAAGTAGCTGATGATTATACAGTTGTGGGGGATAACTGGATTTGGTTAAAAGGGAATATTGATAAGGGATTTTTTGCTGCAAGTTTTGATGATCTTTTTGAATTTGTCACTGACTTAGAATTAAATGACGAGTTTTCTTCAATTCTTCGGGAAAAATTTAAAATAGGTTATGCAGATGCTAGTAGTTTTTTTGTATCAAGAAGAGAAGGCTTGACAAAACTTTATTATAAGAAGAATCACAAATTAGCGGCAATTGGAAATTATAAAGCTGGGAAAAAAGAGGGAATTTGGGAATTCTATGATGAGGATGGGAAATTGACTAAAAAGGTTAATTATGTTAATGATATTGCTGAGGAAGAAGTTGTTTATTGA
- the leuD gene encoding 3-isopropylmalate dehydratase small subunit translates to MKPFTKYEGTIVPIMNDNIDTDQLIPKQYLKSIEKTGFGQYVFDEWRYNEDRTDNMDFNLNKPEYKTGTILITGDNFGCGSSREHAAWALQDYGFHVIVAGGYSGIFYMNWLNNGHLPITLPEADRLELAKLPGDAKVVVDLENNKLTANGKDYFFELEESWKQRLLKGLDSIGLTLEHEDEIRKYEENHK, encoded by the coding sequence ATGAAACCATTTACAAAATATGAAGGAACAATCGTTCCAATAATGAATGACAATATTGACACGGATCAATTAATTCCAAAACAATATTTAAAAAGTATCGAAAAAACAGGATTTGGGCAATATGTGTTTGATGAGTGGAGATACAATGAGGACAGAACAGATAATATGGATTTTAATTTAAACAAGCCTGAATATAAGACAGGAACAATTTTGATTACAGGAGATAATTTTGGGTGCGGTTCGAGCAGGGAACATGCGGCTTGGGCATTGCAGGATTATGGATTTCATGTAATTGTTGCAGGAGGGTATTCAGGAATATTCTACATGAACTGGCTAAATAACGGACATTTGCCAATAACTTTGCCAGAAGCTGATAGACTGGAACTGGCTAAACTTCCTGGGGATGCTAAAGTGGTAGTTGATTTGGAAAATAACAAGCTGACAGCAAATGGGAAAGATTATTTCTTTGAGCTGGAGGAAAGCTGGAAACAGAGATTACTGAAAGGGCTTGATTCGATTGGATTGACATTGGAACATGAAGATGAGATTAGGAAGTATGAGGAGAATCATAAGTAG
- a CDS encoding glutathione S-transferase family protein — protein MKKITFYTNPRSRGAIVRWMLEECGAEYDVVPVHFGKEMKSEKYLSVNPMGKSPALEVDGKVITETAAILIFLADMYPEKNLIPPVNSLERGEFYRWMFFLVQLEYAFIDKFFDVPSSEERRSVGYGDYDTALNTLTEFLKGKKYVIGNNFTVLDLYFTATLRWAIFVGGMLPNEGILVDYMNQHLTREANVKGKELDQKLAESMGIV, from the coding sequence ATGAAAAAGATAACTTTTTATACAAATCCACGTTCGAGAGGGGCGATTGTAAGATGGATGCTAGAAGAATGCGGAGCAGAGTATGATGTAGTGCCTGTTCATTTTGGTAAAGAAATGAAATCAGAAAAATATCTTTCAGTAAATCCAATGGGGAAATCTCCAGCACTGGAGGTAGATGGAAAAGTAATTACAGAAACAGCAGCAATATTAATATTTTTAGCAGACATGTATCCTGAAAAAAACTTGATACCACCAGTTAATTCTTTGGAAAGAGGAGAATTTTATCGTTGGATGTTTTTTCTAGTTCAATTAGAATATGCTTTTATTGACAAGTTTTTTGATGTTCCATCAAGTGAAGAGAGAAGAAGTGTAGGCTATGGAGATTACGATACAGCATTAAATACCTTAACTGAATTTTTAAAAGGCAAAAAATATGTAATAGGAAATAATTTTACCGTGTTAGATTTGTATTTTACAGCAACATTAAGATGGGCAATATTTGTAGGGGGAATGCTTCCAAACGAAGGTATACTTGTGGATTATATGAATCAACATTTAACAAGAGAAGCAAATGTAAAAGGAAAGGAACTAGATCAAAAATTAGCCGAATCAATGGGGATAGTGTAG
- the leuC gene encoding 3-isopropylmalate dehydratase large subunit has product MSEMKNEMKKPKTLFDKVWEKHVITGEPGEAQLLYIDLHLIHEVTSPQAFSGLRLAGRKVRRPDLTFGTMDHNTPTIMSQRMNIRDKVSKAQLDALAANCKEFGIELVDMFNENNGIVHMVGPEQGLTQPGKTVVCGDSHTATHGAFGAIAFGIGTSEVEHVLATQTIWQKKPKTMGIEITGKLQKGVYAKDIILHIIKTYGIGLGNGYAFEFFGDTIRGLSMEERMTICNMAIEGGGKSGIIAPDETTFNYVKGRRFAPKGEEFEKKVAEWKELYTDSVEAFDKHIKIDVTNLEPQVTWGTNPEMGINVTEKFPEIRDHNDEKAYEYMGLKPGQTPFDIPLKHVFIGSCTNGRLSDLEIVAKIVKGKKVAPNITAVVVPGSQVVKKAAEENGIAQILKDAGFEWREAGCSTCLGMNPDLITAGEHCASTSNRNFEGRQGKGARTHLVSPAMAAAAAIYGKFVDVRELDEVK; this is encoded by the coding sequence ATGTCAGAAATGAAAAATGAAATGAAAAAACCAAAAACTTTGTTTGATAAAGTTTGGGAGAAACATGTAATTACAGGAGAGCCTGGAGAAGCACAATTGCTTTATATAGATTTACACTTAATTCACGAAGTTACTTCGCCACAGGCGTTTTCGGGATTGAGACTTGCTGGAAGAAAGGTTAGACGACCTGATTTGACTTTTGGAACGATGGATCATAACACGCCTACGATAATGTCGCAAAGAATGAATATTAGAGATAAGGTTTCTAAGGCACAGCTTGATGCACTTGCTGCGAACTGTAAGGAATTTGGGATTGAACTTGTTGATATGTTTAATGAAAATAATGGAATTGTGCATATGGTGGGGCCTGAGCAAGGACTTACGCAACCTGGAAAAACTGTAGTTTGTGGAGATAGCCATACTGCGACCCATGGGGCATTTGGAGCAATTGCATTTGGAATTGGGACAAGTGAGGTTGAGCACGTTCTGGCAACACAGACAATTTGGCAAAAGAAACCTAAGACAATGGGAATTGAAATTACTGGAAAACTGCAAAAAGGTGTATATGCAAAAGATATTATTTTACATATAATAAAGACTTATGGAATTGGACTTGGAAATGGATATGCCTTTGAATTTTTTGGAGATACAATAAGAGGGCTTTCGATGGAAGAAAGAATGACAATATGTAATATGGCGATTGAAGGTGGAGGAAAATCAGGAATTATCGCACCTGATGAAACTACATTTAATTATGTGAAAGGAAGAAGGTTTGCACCAAAAGGTGAGGAATTTGAGAAAAAAGTGGCTGAATGGAAGGAATTATATACAGATTCTGTAGAAGCCTTTGACAAACATATAAAAATTGATGTTACAAATCTTGAGCCACAAGTTACCTGGGGAACAAATCCTGAAATGGGAATCAATGTTACAGAAAAATTTCCAGAAATCAGAGATCATAATGATGAAAAAGCATACGAATACATGGGCTTAAAACCAGGACAAACTCCATTTGACATACCTTTAAAGCACGTATTTATCGGATCTTGTACAAATGGAAGATTGAGCGACCTGGAAATTGTCGCAAAAATTGTAAAAGGAAAGAAAGTTGCGCCAAATATTACGGCAGTTGTAGTTCCTGGTTCACAAGTTGTTAAAAAAGCGGCTGAAGAAAATGGAATTGCACAAATATTAAAAGATGCAGGATTTGAATGGAGAGAAGCTGGATGCTCCACTTGTCTTGGTATGAACCCTGACTTGATAACAGCTGGAGAGCATTGTGCCTCAACTTCTAACAGAAATTTTGAAGGACGGCAAGGAAAAGGTGCAAGAACACATCTAGTAAGTCCTGCAATGGCTGCTGCGGCTGCAATTTATGGGAAATTTGTGGATGTAAGGGAATTGGATGAAGTAAAATAA